Part of the Vicinamibacteria bacterium genome, CGTCTACCATGAGGTCGAGGCGATCGCCGGGTTCGTTCAGCAGGAGCCGCACGAGGGCGCGCCCGCGACCGAAAAGACGGAAGTCTGGATGCTCTTCGACTCCGACAACGTCTACGTCTCCGCCCGCTGCTGGGACAGCCATCCGGAGCGCATGGTGGGCAACGAGATGAGGCGCGATCATCAGTCGCTCTCGCGAAACGAGAATTTCGGGGTCGCCTTCGACACGTTTCACGATCGGCGGAATTCCTTCATGTTCCACGTCAACCTTCTCGGCGGGTTGACCGATGCGCTCGCCGTGGACGAGCGGAACGTGAACAAGGACTGGAACACCATCTGGAATGCTCGCACGGCACGCTTCGACAATGGCTGGACCGTCGAGATGGCCATCCCTTTCAAGTCCCTTCGATTCCGAACCGGCGACCAGCAGATCTGGGGTGTCAACTTTCGGCGGATCGTACAGTGGAAGAACGAAGTTTCGTACCTCACGCCGATTCCGGCGTCCTACGATCTGCGCGGCCTGGTCAAGGTCTCCTCGGCGGCGAATCTCGTGGGCCTCGAGCCCGCGGTGGCGCGCAATCTCGAGATCAAGCCATACGGCATCACCACCGTCCGCACCGACCGGATCGCCGAGCCGGCCATCGAGAACGACCTCGGGGCCGACGCGGGCTTCGACGTCAAGTACGGGCTCACGCGAAGCCTCGTGGCGGACGTGACGGTGAACACGGACTTCGCCCAGGTGGAGGACGACGAGCTCCAGGTCAATTTGACGCGTTTCGACATCCAGTTTCCGGAAAAGAGGGAGTTCTTCCTCGAGGGGCAGGGTGTCTTCGCCTTTGGCAACGCCGGCTTTGGTGGAGGCGGCGGCGGTGGAGGCGGTGGTCCTCCCAGCAACACGCCGGTGCTCTTCTTCAGTCGCCGCATCGGTATTTCCGACTACGGAGAAGTTCCGATCCGTGCCGGCGCCCGCGTGACCGGGAAGATAGGGAGCTACACCCTGGGCGCTCTCAACATCCATACCGATGGCCTAGACGGCACGGGTATCGAGCCGACGGGCTTTTCGGTGTTCCGCCTCAAGCGGGATGTTTTTCGCAAGAGTCAGGTGGGGATGATCCTCACCCACCGCTCCCAATCGGTCGTGTCGGACGGATCCAATCAGGCATTCGGCGTCGACGCGAGCTTCGGGCTTTCCGACAGCCTCGTGGTCGGCGGTTACTATGCGGCGACGCACACCCCCGAGCTCTCGGGAGGCGAAGACAGAAGCTATCGAGGCATCTTCGATTACAACTCGGATCTCTACGGGGCACGAGTCAGCCACACGCTGGTAGGTGAGAACTTCAACCCGGAGATTGGCTTCCTCCGGCGAGAGGATTTTCGCGAGACCGTCGGGAAATTCCGACTGAGCCGTCGAAGGCCGGGCGGGGTGGAGTGGATCCGCAAGGTCAGTCTCGAGCCTGGCATCGAGTACGTCGCCGACACCCTCGGCAGACTCGAGAGCCGCCAGGCGCAGATGACCTTTCGGATGGAGATCGAGAACGGGGACGAGTGGAGCGTCGACTACGAGAAGAATTTCGAGTTCCTTCCCGAGCCGTTCGAGATCGCTCCCGGTGTCATCCTTCCGGTCGACGAATATCGGTTCGATAACGTGAGGCTCGCCTATCGGCTGGGACCGCAGCGCAAAGTCTCGGGTCGGGTCTCGGCCGAGCTCGGGGGCTTCTACGATGGCACTCGGAGAGAAATCGGTTATGAAGGCCGGATCGAGACCTCGCCTCGTCTCGGCATCGAGCCGAACGTCTCGGTGAATCGGGTGAGTCTCCCCGAGGGAGATTTCACCGCCACGCTGCTCGGTGGCCGGGTTACGTTCAACATGTCGCCCAGAATGTCCCTGAGCGCGCTCGTTCAATACGCCTCTCTCGATAGCGAGGTGCTGACCAACGTGCGCTTTCGCTGGGAATATCTCCCCGGTAGCGACTTCTTCGTGGTCTATAGCGACGGCCGAACCACGGCGCTCGACGATCCGCTCTATCTTCAGAGTCGCAGCTTCGCGGTGAAGCTGACCCGCCTCGTCCGTTTCTGAGCCCGCGCCGTGGAAGTCGAAGCATTCGACAATCAAGGATCCTCTGTTCGAGAATGCTAGAAGCGGAGACCGAATTGGCCTTCTTATATTCAACCCGTCTCCAGCGCGGAGCCCCGATTTGACTCCATTCGGGCAGTCGATGCGTTCGCTCTCGCAGGACGGGTTTCGATCGACCCTGGTCGCCCTCGTGGTTGTAGTCGTCTTGATGGCGGTCTGGGGCGCCTGGTTCTTCTTTGCCGAGGTCTCCATCTATGCCGCGACCGACCAGGCGCGCTTGGAGGTCGACCAGGAGGTCCATCCGATCCATGCGTCGACCGGGGGCCGGGTGATCAGCAGCAACATGGTTCTCGGACGCAAGGTCACAGAGGGCGAGCTACTCGTGGAGCTCGATTCGGAGTCGGTTCGTCATCAGATGGACGAGGCGCAAGCGGAGATGGCGGCGCTCCGGGAACAGAGCATCAAGCTGGAAGATGAGATGCGCGCACAAGAGCAGGCGCTCGAGGAGGCCGTTCGAGGCGAGAGCTCGGCGCTCGACGAGGCCAGCTCGCTCAGCGACGAGGCCGAAGCGGCGGCTCGACTGGCGGAAGAAGAGGCGGCCCGGCTCGCTCGCATGCAAGACGAGGGTTTGCTTCCCGAGGCCGAACGCCGGCGCGCCGCTGCCGAAGCCGAGCAGCGACGCTCGGCGGCGGAGGCGCAGCAGCGAGCCGTGAAGCGGCTGGAGATGGATCGTCGATTCGCGCAAAGCGAAAAACGCGCACTCCTCGCCGAGCTCGAGCGACGCGCGGCCGAGCTTCGTGGCCGGGTGTCCAGCCTCGAGGCGCAGACGGCTCGCCTCGCGCACGATCTCGAGCAGCACCGCATCCGCGCGCCCGTCGCCGGCCGCCTGGGCGAAGTGATCCCATTTCGAATCGGCGCGGTCATCCCCGTCGGCGAGCGTCTCGGGTCGGTCGTTCCGCCGGGAGAGGTCAAGGTGGTCGCCGAATATCGCCCGCCGGAAGCGCTCGGCCGGGTGAAGCCCGGTCAGCCGGGGCGGCTTCGGCTCGAAGGATTCCCCTGGGTGCAGTACGGCACCGTCAGCGCGACGGTGGCGCGAGTGGCCGAGGAGACCGGCAACGGACGAATTCGGGTCGAGCTCGACGTTCACGGGGGACCCGATGTTCCGATTCCGTTAGAGCACGGACTTCCGGGCACGCTCGAAGTCGAGGTGGAGAAGATCACTCCGGCGGCTCTCGTGTTGCGTGCGGCGGGGCGCGCCTGGTCCCGGCCCGCGGACTCGACCGCGATTCCGCCCGGAGTGGAAATGCCGTCCTATCCCGAGCCGTGATCCCTGGGCCCCCTCGTTGAATCGTCGCTGGATCGTTCCCGAAGTCGTTCAGAGCTCGGCCCTCGACTGCGGTCCTGCCGCACTGAAGAGCCTCTTCGAAGGGCACGGGATCTCGATGAGCTACGGTCGACTGCGGGAAGCGTGCCAGACCGACGTGGACGGAACTTCCATCGATACCCTGGAGGAAGTCGCCGGACAGCTCGGTCTTCGGGCCGAGCAGATCCTCGTGCCTGCCGAGCATTTGCTTCTCGAAGAAGCGAATGCACTTCCGGCCGTTCTCGTCGTCCGGGCGCCCAACAACAGCACGCATTTCATCGTGGTATGGAGCCGGTTCGCGGGACTGGTGCAGCTGATGGATCCCGCCGTGGGGCGCCGGTGGGTGAGCCCATCGCAGCTCGATCGGGAGCTCTACGAGCACGTCATGCCCGTTCCCGCAGCGGCCTGGAGCGAGTGGGCCCGTTCGGCGGAAGCCTCCGCGTGCTGGCGAAGGAGGCTTCTGGATCTCGGAGTCTCGACGGAAAGAGCCGAGGCGCTGGTCAGTCGAGCCAAGGAAACGCCCGGGTGGCTCGGGCTCGCCTCGCTCGACGCGGCCGCGCGGGCCGTCTCGTCCATGGTCCGCTCGCGCGGCGTCCGTA contains:
- a CDS encoding DUF5916 domain-containing protein, whose product is MTSPRQMGRLQVVPVFLVTLGLCGSALSWDEVDGPPPPAPPAVVARDAEGRVTVRATRIREPVIIDGELDDPVYHEVEAIAGFVQQEPHEGAPATEKTEVWMLFDSDNVYVSARCWDSHPERMVGNEMRRDHQSLSRNENFGVAFDTFHDRRNSFMFHVNLLGGLTDALAVDERNVNKDWNTIWNARTARFDNGWTVEMAIPFKSLRFRTGDQQIWGVNFRRIVQWKNEVSYLTPIPASYDLRGLVKVSSAANLVGLEPAVARNLEIKPYGITTVRTDRIAEPAIENDLGADAGFDVKYGLTRSLVADVTVNTDFAQVEDDELQVNLTRFDIQFPEKREFFLEGQGVFAFGNAGFGGGGGGGGGGPPSNTPVLFFSRRIGISDYGEVPIRAGARVTGKIGSYTLGALNIHTDGLDGTGIEPTGFSVFRLKRDVFRKSQVGMILTHRSQSVVSDGSNQAFGVDASFGLSDSLVVGGYYAATHTPELSGGEDRSYRGIFDYNSDLYGARVSHTLVGENFNPEIGFLRREDFRETVGKFRLSRRRPGGVEWIRKVSLEPGIEYVADTLGRLESRQAQMTFRMEIENGDEWSVDYEKNFEFLPEPFEIAPGVILPVDEYRFDNVRLAYRLGPQRKVSGRVSAELGGFYDGTRREIGYEGRIETSPRLGIEPNVSVNRVSLPEGDFTATLLGGRVTFNMSPRMSLSALVQYASLDSEVLTNVRFRWEYLPGSDFFVVYSDGRTTALDDPLYLQSRSFAVKLTRLVRF
- a CDS encoding HlyD family efflux transporter periplasmic adaptor subunit → MRSLSQDGFRSTLVALVVVVVLMAVWGAWFFFAEVSIYAATDQARLEVDQEVHPIHASTGGRVISSNMVLGRKVTEGELLVELDSESVRHQMDEAQAEMAALREQSIKLEDEMRAQEQALEEAVRGESSALDEASSLSDEAEAAARLAEEEAARLARMQDEGLLPEAERRRAAAEAEQRRSAAEAQQRAVKRLEMDRRFAQSEKRALLAELERRAAELRGRVSSLEAQTARLAHDLEQHRIRAPVAGRLGEVIPFRIGAVIPVGERLGSVVPPGEVKVVAEYRPPEALGRVKPGQPGRLRLEGFPWVQYGTVSATVARVAEETGNGRIRVELDVHGGPDVPIPLEHGLPGTLEVEVEKITPAALVLRAAGRAWSRPADSTAIPPGVEMPSYPEP